The [Bacillus] selenitireducens MLS10 genome includes a region encoding these proteins:
- the panB gene encoding 3-methyl-2-oxobutanoate hydroxymethyltransferase, which yields MKTTSDFRTMKEENNPIVMVTAYDAPGAAFAEEAGVDTILVGDSLGMVVLGYESTIPVTVDDMIHHTKAVKRGAKNTFIVTDMPFMTYHGSFDETVSHARRLMQEAGADAVKMEGNGQVFEQAERLIQGGIPVVCHLGLTPQTVGVTGGYKVQGKTDDQKESLLEDAGKAERIGASMLVLECVPEAVAEEITHSIGIPVIGIGAGRYTDGQVLVYHDLIGYGTGNRLPKFVKSYASVKDEVIPAISDYVREVKAKQFPEQQHVFFAKDKEKTAQAPYGGHSTK from the coding sequence ATGAAAACGACCAGTGATTTCAGAACGATGAAAGAGGAAAACAATCCGATCGTGATGGTGACAGCCTATGATGCACCCGGGGCAGCTTTTGCAGAAGAAGCCGGGGTTGATACCATCCTTGTGGGTGACTCTCTCGGTATGGTTGTGCTTGGCTATGAATCAACCATTCCTGTCACTGTGGATGATATGATTCACCACACAAAAGCCGTAAAGCGTGGAGCGAAGAATACGTTTATTGTGACGGATATGCCATTTATGACCTATCACGGTTCATTTGATGAAACGGTCTCTCATGCAAGAAGACTGATGCAGGAAGCAGGAGCGGATGCCGTAAAAATGGAAGGTAATGGCCAGGTCTTTGAACAGGCCGAACGTCTGATTCAAGGCGGTATTCCTGTAGTCTGTCATCTTGGACTGACGCCTCAGACAGTCGGCGTTACCGGTGGCTATAAGGTACAGGGGAAAACGGATGACCAGAAAGAGTCCTTGCTGGAAGACGCGGGGAAGGCAGAAAGAATCGGTGCCTCGATGCTTGTTCTTGAATGCGTACCGGAAGCCGTCGCCGAGGAAATCACGCATTCTATCGGGATACCGGTGATCGGCATAGGTGCAGGAAGATATACAGACGGGCAGGTACTTGTCTATCACGACCTCATCGGTTATGGAACCGGTAACCGGCTGCCTAAATTCGTGAAATCATACGCTTCTGTCAAAGATGAGGTTATTCCTGCGATATCTGATTATGTTCGTGAAGTGAAAGCGAAACAATTTCCGGAGCAGCAGCACGTTTTTTTCGCGAAAGATAAAGAGAAGACCGC
- a CDS encoding biotin--[acetyl-CoA-carboxylase] ligase, producing the protein MRAELIRLLLEQPHDDYISGQAISEYLSCSRTAVWKQINLLKEHGFTIESSRNRGYKLTGEPEHVYPDAVLARLQKGNSYFKSIHKVDETTSTQDDALKLIQEGAESGTVTVSDMQSAGRGRLGRSWDSPRKGGLWFSMILKPDIPVHKAPQLTLLTGVALAQTVNNQLHGQVAAIKWPNDLLINHKKIAGILTEMHADPDKVKALIIGVGLNVNQEMFPDWLLDIADSLGRMTGARYNLNEILSDFLIRFDELYHLFIKEGFLPIRNLWKELALSPGQTVHYKHNKGVINGTTHDIDEEGVMQIKDDQGTIHRVFSSELSWRNEA; encoded by the coding sequence ATGAGAGCTGAACTGATTAGACTGTTATTAGAACAACCGCATGATGACTATATATCAGGTCAGGCTATCAGTGAGTATCTGTCTTGCAGCCGTACAGCCGTATGGAAACAGATTAATCTGTTAAAAGAGCACGGATTTACGATTGAATCCTCTCGAAATCGCGGATATAAACTCACGGGAGAACCGGAGCATGTTTATCCGGACGCTGTATTGGCCAGACTTCAAAAAGGTAACTCTTATTTTAAATCAATACATAAAGTGGATGAAACGACTTCAACGCAAGACGATGCTCTGAAATTGATTCAAGAAGGAGCCGAATCGGGAACCGTTACTGTTTCTGATATGCAATCGGCAGGCCGAGGCAGACTCGGGCGTTCATGGGACTCACCAAGGAAAGGCGGACTTTGGTTCAGTATGATTTTGAAGCCGGACATCCCGGTTCACAAGGCGCCGCAACTGACTCTTTTGACTGGGGTAGCACTTGCTCAGACGGTGAACAATCAACTTCATGGTCAAGTGGCAGCGATCAAATGGCCTAATGATCTTTTGATCAATCACAAGAAGATTGCAGGTATATTAACGGAAATGCATGCTGATCCGGATAAAGTGAAGGCACTCATTATTGGAGTCGGGTTGAATGTGAATCAGGAGATGTTTCCCGACTGGCTTTTGGACATTGCGGATTCACTCGGGAGAATGACTGGTGCAAGATATAATCTGAATGAAATTCTGAGTGATTTTTTGATTCGATTCGATGAACTCTATCATCTGTTTATCAAAGAAGGATTCCTGCCGATCAGAAATCTGTGGAAAGAGCTTGCTCTTTCTCCTGGGCAGACTGTCCATTATAAGCATAATAAAGGGGTAATAAATGGAACGACCCACGATATTGATGAAGAAGGCGTCATGCAAATCAAAGATGATCAAGGGACCATTCACCGCGTTTTTTCGTCAGAATTGTCATGGAGAAATGAGGCATGA
- a CDS encoding polynucleotide adenylyltransferase region: MERWDKARFIQKKLTDQGFETYITGGAVRDLYLGRKASDIDLSTEAGPNQVIKAFERTKPIGIEFGTILVILEGEGFEVTTFRGTTITEDLACRDFTINAMALSNDWQLIDPFNGRQDLAKGLIQTVASAEGTLLDDPIRMIRSLRFALQFGFRESEDLIACIQRHADKIRRAAVERITGEFNKISMVTWTKEKSEYFIDHPALLPFIELFSHNRINTEIRSVGFPEKELNEIIWWVFAVYEEHDPGRVRQRLRTFKLSNKTVETAVSVCRMTDLFRKNGSWCAMDLYQAGETVLRYACLLLGYLMDEPPDTDRQITKYRELPITDKSELAVTGKDLIRLVPEIPKREYSYWLKELTALVVDRQIENDEAILITYVKEQIQNES, translated from the coding sequence ATGGAAAGATGGGATAAAGCCAGGTTCATTCAAAAAAAGTTGACGGACCAGGGGTTTGAAACCTATATTACAGGAGGTGCCGTCAGAGATCTTTATTTGGGCAGGAAGGCGTCAGACATAGATCTTTCGACGGAAGCCGGACCAAATCAGGTGATAAAGGCCTTTGAGCGGACGAAACCGATCGGTATTGAGTTTGGGACGATTCTGGTTATTCTTGAGGGTGAAGGTTTTGAGGTGACGACATTTCGGGGAACGACGATCACTGAAGATCTGGCATGCAGGGATTTTACAATCAATGCGATGGCACTCTCAAACGACTGGCAGTTGATTGATCCGTTTAACGGCAGGCAGGATCTCGCCAAAGGGCTGATTCAAACGGTTGCGTCTGCTGAAGGCACACTGTTGGATGATCCGATCAGAATGATTCGGAGCCTTCGATTTGCTCTTCAATTTGGATTTCGTGAGTCTGAAGACCTTATTGCCTGTATTCAACGTCACGCTGATAAGATCCGCCGTGCAGCGGTTGAACGGATTACAGGCGAGTTTAATAAAATCAGCATGGTGACATGGACGAAGGAGAAATCGGAATATTTCATCGATCACCCTGCATTACTGCCGTTTATCGAGCTGTTTTCTCATAACCGGATCAACACAGAGATCCGGTCAGTCGGATTTCCGGAAAAAGAGTTGAACGAGATCATCTGGTGGGTATTTGCCGTTTATGAGGAACATGATCCTGGACGTGTCCGTCAACGCCTGCGGACCTTCAAACTTTCCAATAAAACAGTGGAGACCGCTGTTTCTGTTTGCCGCATGACCGATCTGTTTCGTAAAAACGGGTCCTGGTGTGCGATGGATCTGTATCAGGCCGGTGAAACTGTTCTTCGTTATGCCTGTTTACTGCTTGGCTACCTGATGGATGAGCCTCCGGATACTGACCGTCAGATAACAAAATACCGGGAGTTACCGATAACGGATAAAAGCGAGCTCGCAGTCACAGGAAAAGACCTGATAAGGCTGGTTCCCGAGATTCCGAAGCGTGAATATTCATATTGGCTGAAGGAACTGACTGCTCTGGTTGTCGACAGACAGATCGAGAATGATGAAGCAATACTCATCACTTATGTAAAGGAGCAGATTCAAAATGAGAGCTGA
- the bshA gene encoding N-acetyl-alpha-D-glucosaminyl L-malate synthase BshA: MTLKIGITCYPTVGGSGIVATELGKALAQRGHEVHFISSSMPFRLGDDQANTYFHEVEVNQYSVFRYPPYDLTLANKMAEVVNREDLDILHVHYAIPHAISAYLAKQMVKKDVKIITTLHGTDITVLGYDPSLSDLIRFGIEQSDAVTAVSTDLVRQTRELLSITRPIETVYNFVDHSIYYPKFCKQTMDSLNIIDDDLVVSHVSNFRKVKRVDDTVRAFSLIRNKRKAVLLLIGEGPELPVIRQLVKELDLEDDVRFLGNQRKIAELLSLSHVSLLLSEKESFGLVILEAMACGVPVVGTNIGGIPEVIEHGVSGYICELGDLASVRDAVLDCVRTPEHHAGMKQAALRRVDTDFHKDRIVAHYEDVYTKTLQAKGE, translated from the coding sequence ATGACATTGAAAATTGGCATTACCTGTTACCCGACTGTCGGAGGTTCCGGTATCGTAGCGACAGAACTTGGGAAAGCACTCGCGCAGAGAGGACATGAAGTACATTTTATCAGCTCAAGCATGCCTTTTCGGCTCGGAGATGATCAGGCGAATACGTATTTTCATGAAGTGGAAGTTAATCAGTACAGCGTTTTTCGCTATCCGCCATACGATTTAACACTTGCGAACAAAATGGCGGAAGTGGTCAATCGTGAAGATCTTGATATCCTTCATGTCCACTACGCCATCCCCCATGCGATCAGTGCATACCTGGCAAAGCAAATGGTCAAAAAAGACGTCAAAATCATTACGACACTCCATGGAACCGATATTACGGTCCTTGGCTATGATCCGAGTCTTTCTGACTTAATTCGTTTTGGTATTGAACAGTCTGATGCGGTAACAGCCGTATCAACCGATCTGGTCAGGCAAACGAGAGAACTGTTGTCAATTACCCGTCCCATTGAAACCGTCTATAATTTCGTGGATCATTCGATCTACTATCCGAAATTCTGCAAACAAACCATGGATTCTCTGAATATCATTGATGATGATCTGGTTGTCAGTCATGTCTCGAACTTCAGAAAGGTCAAACGTGTCGATGATACAGTCAGGGCTTTTTCACTGATCCGTAATAAACGAAAAGCCGTTCTTCTTCTGATCGGCGAAGGACCCGAACTCCCGGTCATCCGGCAACTTGTTAAAGAGTTGGACCTCGAAGACGATGTGCGTTTCCTTGGAAATCAGAGGAAAATTGCGGAACTGTTGTCACTGAGCCATGTCAGTTTACTTCTTTCGGAAAAAGAAAGTTTTGGTCTCGTTATTCTTGAAGCAATGGCCTGCGGTGTCCCGGTCGTCGGTACAAATATTGGCGGAATCCCGGAAGTCATTGAACATGGGGTCAGCGGCTATATTTGTGAACTGGGTGATCTGGCTTCGGTCAGAGATGCGGTGCTCGATTGTGTCCGGACGCCTGAACATCATGCTGGGATGAAACAGGCTGCACTGCGCCGTGTGGATACGGACTTTCATAAGGACCGCATTGTCGCTCATTATGAAGATGTTTATACGAAAACCCTGCAGGCGAAAGGTGAATAG
- the bshB1 gene encoding bacillithiol biosynthesis deacetylase BshB1 codes for MSLSLKVLAIGAHPDDVEIGAGGTLARFFDEGHQTGLLSMTKAELSSNGTVERRLKEAGAAAEILGCSVCEHLSFPDRNLPTHRESIIEEVTYRIRKYQPEIVLAPWHQDRHPDHGHCGSLVKEAVFNAGIRNYKPDSLSAWKVSDLYYYAINSTEPFHVAYDISAYTTTKRHALEAFSSQFRKEEGTVTTPLNQGFIERIEARDRQTGFECGTEAAEGFYKEGPVLMQSMIRRPL; via the coding sequence ATGAGCCTTTCATTAAAAGTACTCGCAATTGGCGCGCACCCTGATGATGTGGAAATTGGAGCAGGTGGAACCCTCGCCAGATTTTTTGATGAAGGTCATCAAACCGGTTTGTTGAGCATGACAAAAGCCGAATTATCGTCCAATGGGACGGTAGAGCGACGTTTGAAAGAGGCTGGAGCAGCCGCAGAGATTCTCGGCTGCTCTGTGTGCGAGCATTTATCTTTTCCTGACCGGAACCTTCCGACGCACCGAGAATCGATTATTGAAGAAGTGACCTATCGTATCAGGAAATATCAGCCGGAAATCGTGTTGGCGCCCTGGCATCAGGATCGTCACCCGGATCATGGACACTGCGGTTCACTTGTTAAAGAAGCCGTGTTTAATGCAGGTATCAGAAACTATAAACCGGATTCTTTGTCAGCATGGAAAGTCAGTGATCTGTATTATTACGCCATAAACAGCACAGAACCTTTCCACGTTGCGTACGATATCAGTGCCTATACAACTACGAAAAGACACGCTCTGGAGGCCTTCTCTTCACAGTTTAGAAAAGAAGAAGGCACAGTGACGACCCCACTGAATCAAGGATTTATTGAACGTATCGAAGCAAGAGACCGTCAGACAGGATTTGAATGCGGTACAGAAGCTGCTGAGGGCTTCTATAAAGAAGGTCCTGTTCTGATGCAGTCGATGATCAGGAGGCCGTTATGA
- a CDS encoding methylglyoxal synthase: MNIAFIAHDKKKEDLVSFAMAYEHVLKQHTLFSTGTTGERIMDATDLDIHRFASGPLGGDQQIGAMIAENRMDLVIFFKDPLTAQPHEPDINALIRLCDVYTIPLATNMATAEILLSGLQRGEFKWREIIKSGNERKS, translated from the coding sequence ATGAATATTGCATTTATTGCACATGACAAAAAGAAAGAGGATCTTGTTTCTTTTGCCATGGCTTATGAGCATGTGCTGAAACAGCACACATTATTTTCTACAGGTACAACCGGAGAACGGATTATGGATGCAACGGATCTCGACATTCACCGGTTTGCGTCGGGGCCTTTGGGCGGGGATCAGCAAATTGGTGCGATGATTGCTGAGAACAGGATGGATCTTGTGATCTTTTTTAAAGATCCTTTGACGGCACAGCCTCATGAACCGGATATCAATGCACTGATTCGTCTTTGTGATGTGTACACCATTCCTTTGGCAACAAATATGGCAACGGCTGAAATTCTTCTCTCTGGTCTTCAGCGCGGTGAGTTCAAATGGCGGGAAATCATTAAATCAGGCAATGAGCGGAAATCCTGA
- the dapB gene encoding 4-hydroxy-tetrahydrodipicolinate reductase, whose translation MIKIVVAGARGKMGSEAVNMVLNEEAFTLVGAVDLGHNGKKLSEVEGMPSSDAKIYDDLSVCLKETNPDVLIDLTAPEVGKRHMRTALEHQVRPVVGTTGFTEEDVQQLTALAEEQKTGAIIAPNFAIGAVLLMKFSQMAAKYMSDVEIIEQHHDRKLDAPSGTAVKTAQMISEVREKREQGHPDEKETHEGARGASIDGMHIHSVRLPGLIAHQEVIFGGEGQSLTMRHDSYHRSSFMPGIKLAVNHVMGIDTLVYGLDKIID comes from the coding sequence ATGATCAAAATTGTTGTAGCAGGAGCACGTGGGAAAATGGGCAGTGAGGCCGTTAATATGGTGCTGAACGAGGAAGCGTTTACGCTTGTTGGTGCCGTTGATCTTGGGCATAATGGGAAAAAATTATCTGAAGTTGAAGGTATGCCTTCATCGGATGCGAAGATCTATGATGATCTGTCGGTTTGTCTGAAAGAGACAAATCCGGATGTCCTTATTGATCTTACAGCGCCCGAAGTCGGAAAGCGTCATATGAGAACGGCACTTGAACATCAAGTCCGTCCGGTTGTCGGAACGACAGGCTTCACGGAAGAAGATGTCCAACAATTGACTGCGTTGGCAGAAGAACAGAAAACCGGTGCGATCATTGCTCCGAATTTTGCCATTGGAGCTGTACTGTTGATGAAATTTTCGCAGATGGCTGCAAAATATATGTCTGATGTGGAGATCATTGAACAGCATCATGACCGAAAGCTTGACGCACCATCAGGAACTGCGGTAAAAACAGCACAGATGATCAGCGAGGTTCGGGAAAAAAGAGAACAGGGCCACCCTGATGAGAAGGAAACACATGAAGGAGCGAGGGGAGCATCCATAGACGGCATGCATATTCACAGTGTGCGGCTTCCGGGGTTAATCGCCCATCAGGAAGTGATTTTCGGTGGTGAAGGACAATCCCTGACGATGCGACATGATTCCTATCATCGTTCATCGTTCATGCCAGGAATCAAACTGGCTGTAAATCACGTAATGGGGATCGATACACTCGTTTACGGATTGGATAAAATCATTGATTGA
- a CDS encoding nucleotide pyrophosphohydrolase: MTERSMKDMQDEVDTYISQFKEGYFSPLAMMARLTEEMGELAREVNHFYGEKPKKNDEEAKTMEQELGDVLFVMICLANSLDIDLDEAFGLVMEKFNTRDKDRWTRIEEDQS; encoded by the coding sequence ATGACGGAGCGATCAATGAAAGACATGCAGGATGAAGTGGATACATATATTTCACAATTCAAAGAGGGGTATTTTTCTCCATTGGCCATGATGGCCAGACTCACAGAAGAGATGGGGGAACTTGCCCGGGAAGTAAATCATTTCTATGGAGAGAAACCGAAAAAGAACGATGAAGAAGCAAAGACAATGGAACAGGAACTGGGTGATGTTCTGTTCGTCATGATTTGTCTTGCAAATTCACTGGATATCGATCTCGATGAAGCATTCGGACTGGTGATGGAAAAATTTAATACGAGAGATAAAGACAGATGGACAAGAATAGAGGAGGATCAATCATGA
- a CDS encoding YitT family protein, which produces MKPSITRNLFWITLGTALIAFGLVYFNIENNLADGGFTGITLILYFSLQFDPAYSNLLLNIPLFIIGYKILGKVAFSYTVFGTLSLSLFLWIFQRYKFLDLPLHDDLMLAALFSGISVGTGLGLVFRSGGTTGGVDIIAKLGFKYMGWSIGRTMFIFDAAVITSSLFYLNYRQAMYTLVAVFIAAKVIDFIQQGAYSGKAAIIVSDQSHKIAKAIMTEMDRGATILNGQGTFTGENKDVLYCVVAHNEMIKLKNVITKVDPHAFVSMTDAQDVMGEGFTLDEYKRPLQI; this is translated from the coding sequence ATGAAACCATCCATCACCAGAAATCTCTTCTGGATCACACTCGGAACAGCCCTTATAGCGTTTGGGCTCGTATATTTTAACATTGAGAACAATCTGGCAGACGGAGGATTTACAGGCATTACACTCATCTTGTATTTTTCCTTGCAATTCGACCCTGCATATTCGAATTTATTGCTCAATATTCCATTATTCATCATAGGCTACAAAATACTCGGTAAGGTCGCATTTTCTTACACAGTCTTCGGCACGTTATCACTGTCACTTTTTTTATGGATCTTTCAGAGATATAAATTTCTTGATCTTCCATTACACGATGACTTGATGCTCGCAGCGCTCTTTTCCGGAATTTCTGTAGGAACGGGTCTCGGCCTTGTCTTTCGTTCTGGTGGAACGACGGGTGGTGTTGATATTATTGCGAAACTCGGTTTTAAATACATGGGATGGAGTATTGGCAGAACCATGTTTATTTTTGACGCAGCAGTCATTACCTCTTCTCTGTTTTACTTGAATTACCGGCAGGCCATGTATACACTCGTTGCTGTCTTTATCGCTGCAAAAGTGATTGATTTTATTCAGCAGGGTGCCTATTCAGGAAAAGCCGCCATCATTGTATCCGATCAGTCACATAAAATAGCCAAGGCGATCATGACCGAAATGGACCGCGGTGCGACAATACTGAATGGACAGGGCACATTCACGGGTGAAAATAAGGATGTACTCTACTGTGTCGTTGCTCATAACGAGATGATCAAACTAAAAAACGTGATTACGAAGGTCGATCCCCATGCTTTTGTCAGTATGACAGACGCACAGGATGTCATGGGTGAAGGCTTTACACTTGATGAATACAAAAGACCTCTTCAAATCTGA
- a CDS encoding zinc metallopeptidase, which yields MFETFGGFMVYIALLLIIPLWAQSRVKNTYKKYSQVRSSSGMTGAQVARKILDDNGLFDVKVEPVKGMLSDHYDPRSKTVRLSEQNYYGNSIAGAAVAAHEVGHAIQDEEEYVFLNFRHTLVPAANLGSNLSFVFILAGIFLSSMGMFLAGIIFMSFAVLFQLVTLPVEFDASNRAMSQIVSAGVIRNDEERETKKVLNAAALTYVAAALVALMELLRFVFLFLGMNDD from the coding sequence ATGTTCGAAACATTTGGCGGTTTTATGGTTTATATTGCGCTGTTACTCATTATTCCACTGTGGGCTCAAAGCAGGGTCAAGAATACGTATAAAAAATATTCACAGGTCCGCTCGTCTTCCGGGATGACCGGTGCACAAGTCGCAAGAAAAATCCTTGATGATAATGGACTGTTTGACGTGAAGGTCGAACCTGTTAAGGGCATGCTTTCCGATCATTACGATCCTAGGTCAAAAACAGTCCGTCTTTCTGAACAGAATTATTATGGGAATTCGATCGCGGGAGCTGCGGTAGCTGCTCACGAGGTGGGACATGCCATTCAGGATGAGGAGGAATACGTCTTTCTCAATTTCAGACACACACTGGTTCCTGCGGCTAATCTTGGATCAAATTTATCCTTTGTGTTCATTTTGGCCGGGATTTTCCTCTCATCGATGGGGATGTTTTTAGCCGGGATCATTTTCATGAGTTTTGCGGTTCTTTTTCAGCTTGTTACGCTGCCAGTGGAATTTGATGCTTCGAATCGGGCCATGTCGCAAATCGTTTCTGCCGGTGTAATCCGAAACGATGAGGAACGTGAAACGAAGAAAGTGTTAAATGCAGCTGCGCTGACTTATGTTGCTGCAGCACTTGTTGCACTGATGGAATTGCTTCGGTTCGTGTTTCTGTTTCTCGGTATGAATGATGATTAA
- the lhaT gene encoding lipoprotein heptaprenylglyceryl N-acetyltransferase LhaT: MFQFFIATIGQRWFLWLLLLINVPGTIYGYIWYEAQLIQTPAIFLPFVPDSPTASLFFVVVLIAFLLGNNIPIIEALAAVTLFKYGIWAVAMILAAGAMGSVITLLDFMLIFSHLGMAVQGLLYMPYYRIKVWHIAAAGIWTLHNDVIDYVYGMHPWVKSSLTPYISEVAYFTFWLSIISLLLVYFMNNRMEKRELHA, translated from the coding sequence ATGTTTCAGTTTTTCATAGCGACAATAGGACAGCGCTGGTTTTTGTGGCTGTTGCTTTTGATTAATGTTCCAGGAACTATTTACGGATACATATGGTATGAGGCACAGTTGATTCAGACACCGGCAATTTTTTTGCCGTTTGTTCCGGACAGTCCGACGGCCAGCCTCTTTTTTGTGGTCGTATTAATTGCGTTTTTACTCGGGAATAATATCCCAATTATTGAGGCTCTTGCAGCAGTCACGCTGTTTAAGTACGGCATTTGGGCTGTCGCCATGATCCTTGCTGCAGGTGCGATGGGTAGCGTGATTACGTTGCTTGATTTTATGTTGATTTTTTCACACTTGGGCATGGCTGTTCAAGGGCTGTTATATATGCCTTATTACAGGATAAAAGTGTGGCATATCGCAGCTGCGGGTATTTGGACGCTGCATAATGATGTCATTGATTACGTATACGGGATGCACCCTTGGGTGAAATCGTCATTAACGCCGTATATCTCTGAAGTTGCGTATTTTACGTTTTGGTTGAGTATTATCTCGCTGTTGCTTGTCTATTTTATGAATAACAGGATGGAAAAACGGGAATTACACGCATAA
- a CDS encoding menaquinol-cytochrome c reductase cytochrome b/c subunit yields MKRGKGMKFVGDSRVPVRDTKNIPKDYSEYPGKTEAFWPNYLLKEWMVGSVFLIGFMVLAATHPAPLERIADPTDSGYIPIPDWYFLFLFQLLKYEFAAGDYTVIGAVVIPGVAFGALLLVPWLDRGKERRPHKRPIGSGLMLLAVAAIIFLTWEAVDDHDWEAAADQGEIVEDVEVDTSAAGYEVYQSQDSCISCHGGDMLGGAAGPNIFASDYDADEVMDIIVNGLNDMPAGQFEGSDEELQILSEFIANDGQDPDNGSGAEDDEE; encoded by the coding sequence ATGAAACGTGGAAAAGGCATGAAATTCGTTGGAGACTCACGGGTCCCCGTCAGAGATACAAAAAATATTCCTAAGGATTATTCAGAATACCCCGGGAAAACAGAAGCGTTTTGGCCGAACTACCTGTTAAAAGAATGGATGGTCGGTTCAGTGTTTCTGATTGGCTTTATGGTTCTTGCAGCGACGCATCCTGCACCGCTTGAGCGGATTGCCGACCCGACAGATTCAGGATATATTCCAATACCGGACTGGTATTTCCTGTTTTTATTCCAATTGTTGAAGTATGAGTTTGCTGCGGGTGATTATACAGTAATTGGGGCTGTTGTCATTCCGGGTGTTGCGTTTGGCGCACTGCTGCTTGTCCCGTGGCTTGACAGAGGGAAAGAACGGAGACCGCACAAAAGGCCGATAGGCAGTGGATTAATGCTGTTGGCTGTGGCTGCAATTATTTTTCTGACATGGGAAGCCGTTGATGACCATGACTGGGAAGCTGCAGCAGATCAGGGAGAAATCGTTGAAGATGTTGAGGTGGATACATCGGCTGCCGGGTATGAAGTCTACCAGAGTCAAGACTCCTGTATCAGTTGTCACGGCGGGGACATGCTTGGCGGTGCTGCAGGGCCTAATATCTTTGCATCTGATTACGATGCAGATGAAGTTATGGATATAATTGTAAATGGTCTGAACGACATGCCGGCTGGGCAATTTGAAGGATCTGATGAAGAACTTCAAATCCTGTCTGAGTTTATCGCAAACGATGGTCAGGATCCGGATAACGGTTCCGGTGCTGAAGACGATGAAGAGTAA
- the qcrB gene encoding menaquinol-cytochrome c reductase cytochrome b subunit — protein MLQKVYDWIDERMDITPLWRDIADHEVPEHVNPAHHFSAFVYCFGGLTFFVVVIQILSGMFLTMYYVPDIVNAYESVYYLQNEVTHGMIVRGMHHWGASLVIVMMFLHTLRVFFTGSYQKPRELNWVVGVLLFFVILGLGFTGYLLPWDMKAYFATVVGLEIAESAPVIGAFMKTLLAGGEIIGAQTLTRFFAIHVFFLPGALLGLLGAHFYMIRKQGISGPL, from the coding sequence ATGTTACAAAAAGTTTATGATTGGATTGACGAACGAATGGATATCACTCCTCTGTGGCGTGACATTGCCGATCATGAAGTACCGGAACACGTAAATCCGGCTCATCACTTTTCTGCATTTGTTTATTGCTTCGGTGGATTAACATTTTTTGTTGTAGTGATTCAGATTCTGTCGGGTATGTTTCTTACAATGTACTATGTGCCCGATATTGTAAACGCTTATGAGTCAGTTTATTATCTTCAAAATGAAGTGACACACGGTATGATTGTCAGGGGTATGCACCATTGGGGAGCGAGTCTTGTTATTGTTATGATGTTTTTACACACTCTCCGTGTTTTCTTCACCGGTTCTTATCAAAAACCGCGTGAGCTGAACTGGGTTGTAGGTGTTCTCTTGTTCTTTGTTATTTTGGGGCTTGGATTTACTGGTTACTTACTGCCTTGGGATATGAAAGCATATTTTGCAACCGTTGTAGGGTTGGAAATTGCTGAATCCGCTCCTGTGATCGGCGCATTCATGAAAACACTGCTTGCCGGTGGAGAAATTATCGGTGCACAGACGTTGACGCGTTTCTTTGCGATTCACGTTTTCTTCCTTCCGGGAGCATTGTTAGGGCTATTGGGGGCTCATTTCTACATGATTCGAAAACAGGGGATTTCCGGACCACTGTAA